A single window of Salvia splendens isolate huo1 chromosome 8, SspV2, whole genome shotgun sequence DNA harbors:
- the LOC121744321 gene encoding coatomer subunit beta-2-like: protein MEKTCSLLVHFDKTTPAIANEIKEALEGNDVSAKIDAMKKAVMLLLNGESLPQLFIAIVRYVLPSEDHTVQKLLLLYLEIIDKIDAKGRVLPEMILICQNLRNNLIHPNEYIRGVTLRFLCRISEVEIIEPLVTSIMANLEHRHPYVRRNAILAVMSIYKLEHGDQLLVDAPETIEKFLLTEQDQSAKRNAFLMLFNCAQDRAINYMLTNVDKVQDWGGPMQMVVLELIRKVCRTNKTGKYIKIIISLLDAPSAAVVYESAGTLISLSSARTAIIAAANTYCQLLVSQSDYNFKLILLDRLDELKSSHRDIMIERIMDVLRALSSANLDIKKKTLDIVLELITPRNVGEVVVTLKKEVIKTQGGELEKNGEYRQMLIQAIHSCAIKFPEVASTVVHLLMDFLGDNNVASAMDVSVFLREIIETNPKLRVSIITRLLDTFYQIRAARVCSCALWIIGEYCLSLSEVESGIANIKQCLGELPFFTVSETEEAADSSKKTQQATAITVSSRRPTILADGTYATQSAASETAFSAPAVVKGSLAMGNLRSLLLTGDFFLGAVISCTLAKLILRLEEVQPSKIEVNKAASNTLLVMVAMLQLGQSSVFPHPIDNDSYDRIVLCMRMLCSTGEDVRKIWLKSCRESFVKMLSDKQLHETEEINAKAQVSCTQPDDLIDFYHLKSRKGMSQLELEDEVQDDLKRATGQFVKDTDDANKLNRIIQLTGFSDPVYAEAYVTVHHYDIVLDVTVINRTKETLQNLCLELATMGDLKLVERPQNYTLAPESRKQIKANIKVSSTETGVIFGNIVYETSNVFERTVIVLNDIHIDIMDYISPAVCSDAAFRAMWAEFEWENKVAINTAITNEKEFLDHIIESTNMRCLTPQSALEGECGYMAANLYAKSVFGEDALVNISMEKQADGKLNGYIRIRSKTQGIALSLGDKITLKQKGGK from the exons atggagaaaaCGTGTTCTCTGCTGGTACATTTTGACAAGACCACTCCAGCTATTGCTAATGAGATCAAAGAGGCTCTTGAAGGGAATGATGTTTCCGCTAAGATCGACGCAATGAAAAAGGCGGTCATGCTTTTGCTAAACGGCGAAAGCCTGCCTCAGCTGTTCATTGCTATTGTAAGATATGTTTTGCCGAGTGAGGACCACACTGTTCAGAAACTGTTGTTGCTCTATTTGGAGATCATCGATAAGATTGATGCAAAGGGCCGAGTCTTACCAGAAATGATTTTGATTTGCCAGAATCTCCGTAATAATCTTATCCACCCAAATGAGTATATTCGTGGTGTCACCCTACGGTTCCTTTGCCGTATTAGTGAAGTGGAAATCATCGAGCCATTGGTCACCTCCATTATGGCCAACTTGGAACACCGGCATCCTTATGTTAGGAGAAATGCAATCCTTGCGGTGATGTCTATTTACAAGCTGGAGCATGGTGATCAGCTCTTGGTTGATGCTCCAGAGACCATTGAGAAGTTTCTTTTGACAGAGCAGGATCAGTCAGCTAAGAGGAATGCATTTCTAATGCTTTTCAATTGTGCTCAGGATCGTGCTATTAATTACATGTTGACCAACGTTGACAAAGTACAAGACTGGGGTGGGCCTATGCAGATGGTTGTCTTAGAGCTGATCCGGAAAGTCTGTAGGACAAACAAAACAGGGAAATATATTAAGATTATTATATCTTTACTGGATGCCCCTTCAGCCGCTGTGGTTTATGAAAGTGCTGGAACCCTCATTTCATTGTCATCTGCTCGGACAGCTATTATAGCTGCAGCAAATACATATTGCCAGCTTCTTGTTTCTCAGAGTGATTATAATTTTAAACTGATTCTGCTTGATAGGCTGGATGAACTCAAATCTTCCCATAGAGACATTATGATTGAAAGAATAATGGATGTCCTGAGGGCATTGTCAAGTGCAAATCTTGACATCAAAAAGAAAACACTTGATATTGTTCTGGAATTGATCACGCCTCGTAATGTCGGTGAGGTAGTTGTTACTTTGAAGAAGGAAGTTATAAAAACTCAAGGTGGAGAGCTTGAGAAGAATGGTGAGTACCGACAAATGCTAATTCAAGCTATCCATTCTTGTGCGATAAAGTTCCCTGAAGTGGCAAGCACAGTGGTCCATTTGTTGATGGATTTCTTAGGAGATAACAACGTAGCATCTGCAATGGATGTTTCTGTATTTTTGCGTGAGATAATTGAAACGAACCCAAAGTTAAGGGTTTCTATCATCACTAGGCTTCTGGATACGTTTTATCAGATCCGAGCAGCACGAGTTTGTTCTTGTGCTCTTTGGATTATTGGTGAGTATTGTCTATCTCTATCTGAAGTTGAGAGCGGCATTGCAAATATCAAGCAGTGTCTAGGAGAGTTACCATTCTTTACAGTATCTGAAACTGAGGAAGCTGCTGATTCTTCAAAGAAAACTCAGCAGGCAACCGCAATCACTGTTTCATCTAGAAGACCAACTATCCTTGCGGATGGAACTTATGCAACTCAAAGTGCTGCATCTGAAACTGCCTTCTCCGCTCCAGCTGTAGTTAAAGGATCTTTGGCAATGGGGAATTTGAGATCTCTGCTTCTAACTGGTGATTTTTTCCTTGGGGCAGTTATCTCCTGCACCCTGGCAAAGCTCATTTTAAGGTTGGAAGAGGTTCAACCATCAAAAATTGAAGTGAATAAAGCAGCGAGCAACACATTATTGGTTATGGTTGCCATGCTACAGCTTGGCCAATCCTCGGTTTTCCCTCACCCAATTGACAATGATTCTTATGATAGGATTGTTCTCTGCATGAGAATGCTATGTAGCACAGGGGAGGATGTGAGAAAGATCTGGTTAAAATCTTGTCGTGAGAGTTTTGTTAAGATGCTTTCAGATAAACAGCTTCATGAAACTGAAGAAATTAACGCGAAGGCTCAGGTTTCCTGCACACAGCCAGATGACCTTATTGACTTTTACCATTTGAAGAGTCGAAAG GGCATGAGCCAGCTTGAGCTGGAAGATGAGGTTCAAGATGATCTTAAACGTGCTACTGGGCAATTTGTTAAGGATACAGATGatgcaaataaattaaatcgcatCATTCAGCTGACAGGGTTTAGCGACCCTGTATATGCTGAAGCTTACGTGACAGTTCACCATTATGACATTGTCCTGGATGTTACAGTGATTAATAGAACAAAGGAAACTCTCCAGAACTTGTGTTTGGAATTGGCTACAATGGGTGATCTTAAACTTGTTGAGCGCCCACAGAATTATACCCTAGCGCCAGAGTCAAGGAAGCAGATAAAAGCAAATATCAAAGTGTCGTCTACTGAAACTGGAGTCATATTTGGCAACATTGTTTATGAGACCTCAAATGTGTTTGAGCGGACTGTTATTGTTCTCAATGATATCCATATAGATATCATGGACTACATATCACCAGCTGTTTGCAGTGATGCTGCTTTTAGAGCCATGTGGGCAGAATTTGAGTGGGAGAACAAG GTTGCTATCAACACGGCAATTACAAATGAGAAAGAATTTCTTGACCACATAATAGAATCTACCAACATGAGATGCCTAACCCCACA GTCTGCTCTGGAAGGTGAATGTGGATACATGGCTGCTAATCTCTACGCAAAGAGTGTGTTCGGTGAGGATGCATTGGTAAATATTAGCATGGAGAAACAGGCAGACGGGAAGCTGAACGGATATATCAGGATCAGGAGCAAAACTCAAGGAATCGCCCTGAGCTTGGGCGACAAGATTACGCTGAAGCAGAAGGGAGGAAAGTGA
- the LOC121743298 gene encoding membrane-associated 30 kDa protein, chloroplastic-like isoform X1, with product MVMAVRAPISMASSTVSSSAPSCNRGPIVPFTPSFFGRGVGNPVYTALRLSYSSRSQCNSLGGGGLGTQMNLFDRFARVVKSYANAVISSFEDPEKILEQSVIEMNEDLIKLRQATAQVLASQKQMENKYKAAQQASQDWYGRAQLALSKGDEDLAREALKRRKSYADNANSLKAQLDQQKSVVENLVSNTRLLESKIQEAKSKKETLKARAQSAKTATKVSEMLGNVNTSSALSAFEKMEEKVMAMESQAEALNQLTGDELEGKFALLETSSVDDDLADLKKELSGSTKKGELPPGRPVATALKFQDPDIEKELNELRQKTKEY from the exons ATGGTGATGGCCGTGAGAGCGCCGATTAGCATGGCTTCCTCTACGGTTAGCTCCTCTGCTCCGTCGTGCAATCGAGGGCCCATTGTGCCGTTCACGCCATCTTTTTTCGGCCGTGGAG TGGGTAATCCGGTATATACAGCTCTACGGCTGTCTTACTCCAGTAGATCCCAATGCAACAGCCTTGGAGGGGGTGGACTTGGTACTCAGATGAATCTTTTTGATCGGTTTGCTAGAGTCGTTAAG TCATATGCAAATGCTGTTATAAGCTCATTTGAGGACCCTGAGAAAATACTGGAACAAAGCGTTATAGAGATGAATGAGGATTTGATCAAGTTGCGTCAAGCTACAGCACAA GTTTTGGCTTCTCAGAAACAGatggaaaataaatataaagCTGCGCAACAAGCTTCTCAAGATTG GTATGGTAGAGCTCAACTTGCTCTGAGTAAGGGTGATGAGGACCTTGCTCGTGAAGCTCTTAAGCGTAGAAAATCTTATGCT GATAATGCGAATTCTTTGAAGGcccagcttgatcagcagaaaAGCGTAGTTGAGAACCTCGTCTCCAATACAAGG CTGCTGGAAAGCAAGATACAAGAGGCCAAGTCGAAAAAAGAAACCCTCAAAGCACGAGCTCAATCAGCCAA aactgcaacaaaagtgaGCGAGATGTTGGGGAATGTGAATACGAGTAGTGCTCTTTCAGCGTTTGAGAAGATGGAAGAAAAAG TTATGGCGATGGAATCTCAGGCTGAAGCTCTTAATCAACTAACAGGAGACGAGCTTGAAGGAAAG TTTGCTTTACTTGAAACCTCATCAGTCGATGATGATCTCGCGGACTTGAAGAAAGAACTCTCGGGAAGCACCAAG AAGGGAGAGCTTCCACCGGGGAGGCCCGTTGCAACAGCATTGAAGTTTCAAGACCCTGATATCGAAAAGGAGCTGAATGAATTGAGGCAAAAGACCAAGGAATACTAG
- the LOC121743298 gene encoding membrane-associated 30 kDa protein, chloroplastic-like isoform X2, with protein sequence MNLFDRFARVVKSYANAVISSFEDPEKILEQSVIEMNEDLIKLRQATAQVLASQKQMENKYKAAQQASQDWYGRAQLALSKGDEDLAREALKRRKSYADNANSLKAQLDQQKSVVENLVSNTRLLESKIQEAKSKKETLKARAQSAKTATKVSEMLGNVNTSSALSAFEKMEEKVMAMESQAEALNQLTGDELEGKFALLETSSVDDDLADLKKELSGSTKKGELPPGRPVATALKFQDPDIEKELNELRQKTKEY encoded by the exons ATGAATCTTTTTGATCGGTTTGCTAGAGTCGTTAAG TCATATGCAAATGCTGTTATAAGCTCATTTGAGGACCCTGAGAAAATACTGGAACAAAGCGTTATAGAGATGAATGAGGATTTGATCAAGTTGCGTCAAGCTACAGCACAA GTTTTGGCTTCTCAGAAACAGatggaaaataaatataaagCTGCGCAACAAGCTTCTCAAGATTG GTATGGTAGAGCTCAACTTGCTCTGAGTAAGGGTGATGAGGACCTTGCTCGTGAAGCTCTTAAGCGTAGAAAATCTTATGCT GATAATGCGAATTCTTTGAAGGcccagcttgatcagcagaaaAGCGTAGTTGAGAACCTCGTCTCCAATACAAGG CTGCTGGAAAGCAAGATACAAGAGGCCAAGTCGAAAAAAGAAACCCTCAAAGCACGAGCTCAATCAGCCAA aactgcaacaaaagtgaGCGAGATGTTGGGGAATGTGAATACGAGTAGTGCTCTTTCAGCGTTTGAGAAGATGGAAGAAAAAG TTATGGCGATGGAATCTCAGGCTGAAGCTCTTAATCAACTAACAGGAGACGAGCTTGAAGGAAAG TTTGCTTTACTTGAAACCTCATCAGTCGATGATGATCTCGCGGACTTGAAGAAAGAACTCTCGGGAAGCACCAAG AAGGGAGAGCTTCCACCGGGGAGGCCCGTTGCAACAGCATTGAAGTTTCAAGACCCTGATATCGAAAAGGAGCTGAATGAATTGAGGCAAAAGACCAAGGAATACTAG